In Brachypodium distachyon strain Bd21 chromosome 5, Brachypodium_distachyon_v3.0, whole genome shotgun sequence, the genomic window TATACAGCGTATCGTGTAGTTGTAGTAGGGCGGTATGCGAGACCTCCATGCAAGAGCCTCAAATTCCCCACGGGGTAGTGTACCACCAGATCCTAAGATGATGTCTCGCGCACTGATCTCTGGGACTTCATCTCCGGAATCTGACTGATAGTTGCAAACCAAGAAATATCTGCAGCTCCCCTCCAATCTCCAATTATACAATGGTCCTTCTTCCAGCAAACGAAGATTTGGGTGCTTGCGGAACAGAAGGAGATGTGTCTGTTTATTTGCTCTCACACATTCAAGAATTCTGCGCCAAAATCTAGCATTGAAGTTATCTCTCAGTAACCCAGCAACTATATGTGCACCCATGAAACACTGTTTCTGTTCCAAAGCGATCTCCATGGCCATAGCAGCCATGTTTGGTTGCTCATCAGGGTTTGTGCTTCCAAACGCAAGTGACTTGAAAAAATGCCAATAAGGTTCTGGACGAACATGGTTCAGTCGAAGTGCTTCTGTTGTTCCCAGGTTCACAATTCTTTCTGACCGACTGGTGATTATAATTTTACTCCCACCACATGGTGCCATGGAGGTTGCGGAAGATTTCAGGCGTCTCCATGTTCCCTCATTAATGTCCTGTGCTATTTCAACAATAATCAGCAACCTGTTTTGAGAAGTACAATTCTGATGTCTGATTTTAGTATTGTTCCCTGTCAGGTTGATCACTCCTTCATTCTTGAGACAACCTTCTGGAAGGAAGAGGATCATCGAGAAGCGTTCGCGCACACTCTCATCCCTACAGACATATTCCACAAGCGTGCTTTTCCCTGCTCCTAATGGACCAACAATCGGGAGTACAGCTAAGTCTGGAGTAACACTTGGACACAGCAAGAAGTTCAGAACCTGTTCCTGTTCGGTTTGGCGaccaaacatgcaattgtccAAGAGCAAATATGTGCCGTACGGTTGCCGGATTATCCGAGGATATGActccaagaagaaaagaaactcaTTCATACCAGTCATGGTGTCTTCAAGAGTATCAACCATATGTTGCAGTTCTTCTGGTATACTGTTGTTTGCAACAAAGAACAGTGCTGCTTCTCTGTTGCTGCTACCACCGTCATTTCTAGAGAGACGAAGCCGTTTGGATTGACTGAATCTAGACAGCGCAGTTGATGAGTAGCTCacctcatcctcatcctctccAAAGTCTTGGAATCTCGAGGCATCAAGAACATAGTGGCCTCTGTACATTCCTTGCCTCAAGATCTTGAGCTGACGGAGCATACCTTTGCTGGTGATGTGCCGCCCCTCTGCCTCCTTGACAACGGTGTCCATTCTCATTACAACTCTCTGCAACCTCTGTAGAATCTTGTCGATGCCAGGCTGCTGCTGGAAGTATTTGTTGATCACGAATGCTGCCGACCTGCTGATGAGGTCACCTATGATTGCAGAGACAACTATATCCATTGATTGTGCAGGAACCTCCTTGACTCGGAGCACGAAAGGTACAATGGAAAAGTGATAGAAACAGCTGTGAGTGGTACTAGGTAGTTGGATGGATCAACATGCTATGTGACGTGGGTGCCCTGCCAATTTTTAAGCGAGTCTTCATCTGACGGGTAGAATTGAGGTGTCACCAATCACCAGCCTTCAttgtctttctttttatttataccTTTGTGCTTAGTCGTCTCAAATCTATGGCAAATCTTGATCTGTGATGCCTTTCCTGATCTTTAGGTTCTTAATTCTTTTCTTGTTAATTTCAGTCACCTAAAATTGCGCCCTGCAGCTAAGCATGTAATTGCAATGCTTGGAGCCCTGCAACTTTATGAAGATGATAGACTGATAAGTGTAATTTCTAGTTTGAAAGTTATATGTGGAGTGGCTTGGATATGTGGATGGTTTCATGTTGATCGACATATTAAGAAGTGCGTTTGAGATTATTTTTCTCAGGCGTGACAGAGTACATGTTGCGATCTTAAATTAGTCTAAAGCTCATTTTGCATGTAGAATTACGTGTAATTCTATCGTGAAAACAAATACATGGAAACAGAAAGTAATGCTAACTTCTGTAAAACGTTCTAACTTTGTTGTAAGtcaattttaaaatttcacCAAATTATTTAggatatcaaataagtatgcTCCAAAGTTATAGGAGTATGTGTGACGGATCTAATAAAGCTAATTTAGAGTTGCAAATGTGGGTATATTTTTTCCTAGACATAAAAGTTTGACTTTGAATTTTGAAACAAAGTTAAAACATGTTATATTTTAAGAACTGATGAGgtataaaacaataaaaaactAGGTATAAAACAATCAAAAACTAGACGACGTACCTAATAAAAAGTTGGGGTATAATAATGAACCGCAACGGGAACGTACTAGCTTAACTCAGAGTTTTTTATTCCGTTGGAATTCGTCCTTGACGTGTCGACTTTGGGTAGCCAGTTTTTACGAGTGGTGGTTTAGTACTTTAGTCCAATGAGACAAGGATCGAGTATAAAAAAAACGTGCCTTTTTTGAGTGGAGGATTGAATTTTGACAAATGTACGTACGGAGTATATCTTTAGCCCGCGGGGCGCCGGTCCGCTCCAGGAATCGATTCGATTTGCTTTCCTTTGCTTTGGTGGCTCGCTCCCAGCTTCAGTGAAAGGaaataaatttcacaaaagcaaaaggaaGCAATGCATATGGCAAAAACGACTACTCACGGCTTGTTGCGTTGCCGACTTATCGTGCGGAGCCACGTAGCTCT contains:
- the LOC104585254 gene encoding disease resistance protein RGA2, which translates into the protein MDIVVSAIIGDLISRSAAFVINKYFQQQPGIDKILQRLQRVVMRMDTVVKEAEGRHITSKGMLRQLKILRQGMYRGHYVLDASRFQDFGEDEDEVSYSSTALSRFSQSKRLRLSRNDGGSSNREAALFFVANNSIPEELQHMVDTLEDTMTGMNEFLFFLESYPRIIRQPYGTYLLLDNCMFGRQTEQEQVLNFLLCPSVTPDLAVLPIVGPLGAGKSTLVEYVCRDESVRERFSMILFLPEGCLKNEGVINLTGNNTKIRHQNCTSQNRLLIIVEIAQDINEGTWRRLKSSATSMAPCGGSKIIITSRSERIVNLGTTEALRLNHVRPEPYWHFFKSLAFGSTNPDEQPNMAAMAMEIALEQKQCFMGAHIVAGLLRDNFNARFWRRILECVRANKQTHLLLFRKHPNLRLLEEGPLYNWRLEGSCRYFLVCNYQSDSGDEVPEISARDIILGSGGTLPRGEFEALAWRSRIPPYYNYTIRCIIQAPQPTVGRKKRVPQEECHLI